The Kroppenstedtia pulmonis genome has a segment encoding these proteins:
- a CDS encoding dipeptidase — protein MRWIDGHCDVLYKMWQGEHPPSFYEPSGELDVTYPGARSAGLNMQVFAIFVPPELPRSQTWEAALKQVDLFYEQVIQDGQKVVHIQSGNDLSLLKKGGKLGGLLALEGADSLQGDLGHLRLLYRLGVRQVGLTWNYANEAADGIMEERNGGLTRFGRELLTEMKRLQMILDVSHLSVKGFWEVVEDESIPVIASHSNCRSLCSHVRNLDDQQIQALIKRKSLIGITFVPKFVHNDPNQATVDDLFRHIDHICNLGGENCIAFGSDFDGIDEKIPGLEDTEKLDSFRGELLKRYSQSWVDQWTHENWYKFYLTHI, from the coding sequence ATGAGATGGATTGATGGACATTGCGATGTATTGTATAAGATGTGGCAAGGGGAACATCCGCCTTCTTTTTATGAACCAAGCGGGGAGCTGGATGTTACTTATCCAGGGGCACGTTCTGCAGGGTTGAACATGCAGGTGTTTGCCATATTTGTTCCACCGGAACTGCCTCGAAGTCAAACATGGGAAGCGGCATTGAAGCAGGTGGATCTATTTTATGAACAAGTGATTCAGGATGGGCAAAAAGTGGTACATATTCAGTCTGGAAATGACTTATCTTTATTGAAAAAAGGTGGGAAACTAGGAGGGCTTCTTGCTTTGGAAGGAGCAGATTCCCTTCAAGGGGATCTCGGTCACCTTCGATTATTGTATCGCCTGGGTGTTCGTCAAGTGGGACTAACATGGAATTATGCCAATGAAGCGGCTGACGGCATTATGGAAGAACGGAACGGAGGCCTGACACGGTTTGGACGAGAACTGTTGACGGAGATGAAACGCCTGCAGATGATTTTGGACGTGTCTCACCTTTCCGTAAAAGGGTTTTGGGAAGTGGTGGAGGATGAAAGCATTCCCGTAATCGCTTCTCATTCCAACTGCCGTTCGCTGTGTTCCCATGTCCGAAACTTAGATGATCAACAAATTCAGGCTTTGATCAAACGAAAAAGCTTGATTGGGATTACTTTTGTTCCCAAGTTCGTTCATAATGATCCTAATCAGGCCACCGTGGATGATCTGTTTCGTCATATCGATCACATATGCAACTTGGGAGGGGAAAACTGCATCGCTTTTGGGTCTGATTTTGATGGTATTGATGAAAAAATACCTGGATTGGAAGATACAGAGAAATTGGATTCCTTCCGGGGTGAGTTATTGAAACGTTATTCCCAATCCTGGGTAGATCAGTGGACTCATGAAAATTGGTATAAGTTTTATTTAACGCACATATAG
- a CDS encoding stage V sporulation protein S, which produces MEVLKVSAKSNPNSVAGALAGVLRERGNAEIQAIGAGALNQSVKAVAIARGFVAPSGIDLICIPAFTDIMIDGEERTAIKLIVEPR; this is translated from the coding sequence ATGGAAGTATTAAAAGTTTCAGCAAAGTCCAATCCGAATTCCGTTGCCGGTGCGCTTGCCGGTGTCCTGCGCGAAAGAGGCAACGCTGAAATCCAAGCGATTGGCGCAGGTGCACTGAATCAATCTGTCAAAGCGGTAGCAATAGCACGAGGGTTTGTGGCTCCCAGTGGCATCGACTTGATCTGTATTCCGGCATTTACGGATATAATGATCGATGGTGAGGAACGAACGGCCATTAAACTGATCGTCGAACCTCGCTGA
- a CDS encoding 2-oxoacid:acceptor oxidoreductase subunit alpha — protein MIKQLSWKVGGQQGEGIDSAGEILSTALNRMGYYLYGYRHFSSRIKGGHSNTKIRISIQPIRAVSDDLDVLVAFDQETIDLNAHELHDKGVILADEKFNPSVPDGVSARLFSIPFTKIAQDVGLAQMKNMVAVGASSAILGLPMEAFQNVIEEKFSRKGQQVVDKNMTAIQEGANHVLNETGGAIEELRLEPSDGKKRLYMIGNDAIALGAVAAGARLMAAYPITPSSEIMEYLIKKLSQFGGTVVQTEDEIAAVTMVLGSNFGGVRALTASAGPGLSLMTEAIGLSGMTETPAVIVDTQRGGPSTGLPTKQEQSDINAMLYSTHGEIPKIVIAPSTVEECFYDTIQAFNLAEKYQCPVIIMTDLAVSLGKQTVEPLDYDRIKIDRGNLITDSEGLKQLENSELFKRYAFTEDGISPRILPGVKNGLHHVTGVEHDETGRPSENPINRNKMVEKRLKKLEKGIDFKDPVYVNAQHEEADLLIVGINSTRGVIHEGMERLAADGIKVNHLHIRQLLPFPVEAVKEQMEKASKVVVFENNATGQLTAQLKLHVGMADKIQHVGKYDGNPFLPSEIHNKSKELLVHGHV, from the coding sequence TTGATCAAGCAGCTTTCGTGGAAAGTGGGCGGACAGCAAGGTGAAGGGATTGACAGTGCCGGCGAGATATTATCCACGGCACTCAACCGCATGGGCTATTATCTTTACGGTTATCGCCATTTTTCTTCCCGCATCAAAGGTGGACACTCTAACACCAAAATTCGTATCAGTATACAACCCATTCGGGCCGTGTCTGATGATCTGGATGTTTTGGTGGCATTTGACCAGGAGACGATTGACCTTAATGCGCATGAATTGCACGACAAAGGTGTGATCCTGGCTGATGAGAAATTTAACCCCTCTGTGCCGGATGGTGTATCTGCACGGCTATTTTCCATTCCCTTTACAAAAATTGCTCAGGATGTCGGACTTGCTCAAATGAAAAATATGGTTGCTGTAGGTGCTTCCAGTGCCATACTGGGCTTGCCTATGGAAGCTTTCCAAAATGTGATTGAGGAGAAGTTTTCCCGTAAAGGCCAACAAGTTGTGGATAAGAACATGACAGCGATTCAGGAGGGGGCCAATCATGTTCTGAATGAGACTGGCGGAGCTATTGAAGAACTTCGCCTGGAACCCTCAGATGGGAAAAAACGTCTTTACATGATTGGTAATGATGCCATCGCTTTGGGTGCCGTTGCTGCAGGTGCACGGCTGATGGCGGCTTATCCGATTACCCCTTCATCGGAAATCATGGAATATCTGATTAAAAAACTATCTCAGTTTGGCGGTACTGTCGTACAAACAGAAGATGAAATCGCGGCGGTAACCATGGTTCTCGGATCCAACTTCGGGGGTGTTCGTGCCTTAACCGCTTCTGCAGGACCTGGACTTTCCTTGATGACGGAAGCCATCGGTCTTTCCGGTATGACAGAAACACCTGCCGTCATCGTGGATACCCAGCGTGGTGGCCCCAGTACGGGTTTACCGACCAAACAGGAACAAAGCGATATCAATGCGATGCTATACAGCACTCATGGGGAAATACCAAAAATCGTCATTGCCCCGAGTACCGTGGAAGAGTGCTTTTATGATACGATTCAGGCATTTAACCTTGCCGAAAAATACCAGTGCCCCGTCATTATCATGACGGATTTGGCTGTGTCCCTGGGTAAACAGACAGTGGAGCCTTTGGATTATGACCGGATCAAAATTGACCGCGGAAACCTGATTACTGACAGTGAAGGCTTAAAGCAGCTGGAGAACTCGGAGCTGTTTAAGCGTTATGCCTTTACGGAGGATGGGATTTCCCCGCGCATTCTCCCTGGTGTGAAAAACGGATTGCACCATGTAACCGGAGTTGAACATGATGAAACCGGGCGTCCATCTGAAAATCCCATCAATCGGAATAAGATGGTGGAGAAACGTTTGAAGAAATTGGAGAAGGGAATTGACTTTAAAGATCCGGTTTATGTCAATGCACAGCATGAAGAAGCAGATCTGCTTATTGTCGGTATCAATTCCACCCGAGGTGTCATCCATGAAGGAATGGAACGGCTTGCCGCTGACGGAATCAAGGTGAATCATCTCCATATTCGTCAATTGTTGCCCTTCCCTGTGGAAGCTGTGAAAGAGCAGATGGAGAAAGCGAGCAAAGTGGTGGTTTTCGAGAATAATGCCACCGGTCAGCTTACAGCACAATTGAAATTGCACGTGGGAATGGCCGATAAGATTCAGCATGTCGGTAAATACGATGGAAATCCCTTCCTTCCCTCGGAGATTCATAACAAAAGTAAGGAGCTGTTGGTTCATGGCCACGTTTAA